The proteins below are encoded in one region of Silene latifolia isolate original U9 population chromosome 2, ASM4854445v1, whole genome shotgun sequence:
- the LOC141643192 gene encoding gibberellin-regulated protein 1-like, giving the protein MAISKHFIVMFLFSLLVLHAVQAHQLIERNGPKRSLLGIDCGAACVGRCQLSSRPNLCKRACGTCCARCGCVPPGTSGNQQVCACYYNQTTHGGKRKCP; this is encoded by the exons ATGGCCATTTCTAAGCATTTTATTGTTATGTTTCTTTTCTCTCTTCTTGTTCTCCATGCTGTTCAAGCTCATCAATTG ATTGAAAGAAATGGTCCGAAAAGGTCTCTCCTCGGAATAG ATTGTGGAGCAGCATGTGTGGGCAGGTGCCAGTTATCAAGCAGGCCAAACCTATGCAAAAGGGCATGCGGTACTTGTTGTGCCCGTTGTGGCTGCGTTCCACCAGGTACTTCCGGTAACCAACAAGTGTGCGCTTGCTACTACAACCAGACTACCCATGGTGGCAAACGCAAGTGTCCTTAG
- the LOC141643191 gene encoding uncharacterized protein LOC141643191, with translation MYSVQEFVASTMEKAQKGIKGQTDLLVLCHRGFSSLKNLDHPHPEGEVFSELISSLDNSGAKYAVLYVSDPYKPVQHPSSYQIWRFLAEAPGNVSLEAVFCDGVCQIKNTLLEALFVTIVLLIILISGFCCMMGIDSPTRFEIPQESS, from the exons ATGTACTCAGTACAG GAGTTTGTTGCCTCAACCATGGAGAAAGCTCAGAAAGGTATCAAGGGCCAGACAGATTTGCTAGTTCTTTGCCATAGAGGTTTCAGTTCGTTGAAAAACCTTGACCATCCACATCCGGAAG GTGAAGTTTTCTCCGAGTTGATTAGTTCATTGGACAACTCCGGAGCCAAGTATGCAGTTCTTTATGTCTCGGATCCATATAAACCCGTTCAGCACCCTTCAAGCTACCAGATTTGGAGGTTCCTAGCTGAAGCTCCTGGAAACGTTTCTTTGGAAGCTGTTTTTTGTGATGGAGTTTGCCAGATCAAGAATACTCTTCTCGAGGCATTATTTGTG ACCATAGTTTTGCTAATAATATTGATCTCTGGCTTCTGCTGCATGATGGGCATAGATTCTCCAACAAGGTTTGAGATACCGCAAGAATCTTCATAA
- the LOC141641515 gene encoding uncharacterized protein LOC141641515, which produces MPDSSTEVNSEYRNPYDDPLFLSNSDFPRMSLVNPPFNGKNLLNWSRGVVMGLGTKNKQGFIDGSTAMPELTSPRFQSWKRSDYMVRCWILHSLTQEIKEIFMNPKSAKCLWSELNEMYGQSNAPLLYRLKKDLRNIDQSDKTVVEYYNKLKRHWDDIEDLEPIPDCTCGALTKCSCSFLKRLLEITSREKVLTFLMGLDDLYDNLKTNILSMDPLPKINKAYSLVQQIESQKSIAKTIATQVESSAMAVHKGKFSGPWNKPNWNVWTREGNNQGSGQRSAFGQGHNSVQNQTSNQGSHQNKKGKRWCDHCNKSGQLGIQTLLVLSFIQSKESNIKQDFLVKETFLEVLLIMLKSSQMRQVKIILSRVIILLLECTMLVIMQGWIMEVDARLVAAIYQQMVHMKQKGVMNSEYSAVNFAGTSFVTNAYTNLQTCFKTWIVDSGATDHMSSAINLFQNKRNLSKPIVVGLPDGTYKRVTIIGDIILSQDLILHKVLYIADFKHNLLSVGKLLSSTNLSINFDIDRCIIQDHHSKATVAVGLREEGLYKLKFQRDLVGNGMQHNSLQVSLCSCKHNKGCTSKIDLFHARLGHTSLSKLKHLDFVQCADVQKLECETCVLAKMHKLPYNRSQSYALNAFDLIHIDLWGPYKKPTLTGATYFLTILDDHTRVTWTFLLKDKYQVSEVVKDFLTQFGKVVK; this is translated from the coding sequence ATGCCTGATTCAAGTACCGAAGTTAACAGCGAGTACAGGAATCCATACGATGATCCACTTTTTCTCTCAAATTCTGATTTTCCGAGAATGTCGCTCGTTAATCCGCCGTTTAATGGAAAGAACTTACTTAATTGGAGCCGAGGAGTTGTTATGGGGCTTGGTACtaaaaacaagcaaggttttatcGACGGAAGCACCGCAATGCCTGAATTGACGTCACCGAGGTTTCAAAGTTGGAAGCGGTCAGATTATATGGTAAGATGCTGGATCTTACACTCTTTAACTCAAGAAATTAAGGAAATTTTCATGAATCCCAAATCTGCTAAGTGTTTGTGGTCTGAATTAAATGAAATGTATGGACAATCAAATGCGCCTTTATTGTATCGATTGAAGAAAGATTTGCGAAATATTGATCAATCTGATAAGACAGTTGTCGAGTATTATAATAAATTGAAGCGTCATTGGGACGATATCGAGGATTTGGAACCTATACCGGATTGTACTTGTGGAGCCTTAACTAAATGTTCTTGTAGTTTCTTGAAGAGATTACTTGAAATTACATCTAGGGAGAAGGTTTTAACCTTCCTCATGGGATTAGATGACCTCTATGACAATCTCAAGACAAATATTTTGTCAATGGATCCTCTGCCTAAGATAAATAAGGCTTATTCTTTGGTACAACAAATTGAAAGCCAGAAATCTATTGCTAAGACAATCGCTACTCAAGTGGAGTCCAGTGCTATGGCTGTTCACAAAGGGAAGTTCTCAGGTCCTTGGAACAAACCTAACTGGAATGTTTGGACCAGAGAAGGGAACAATCAAGGTTCTGGTCAACGCTCTGCCTTTGGTCAAGGTCACAATTCTGTTCAAAATCAGACTTCTAATCAAGGTTCTCATCAGAACAAGAAAGGTAAAAGGTGGTGTGATCACTGTAACAAGAGTGGGCAATTGGGCATACAAACGCTACTTGTTTTATCCTTCATCCAGAGCAAAGAGAGCAATATCAAGCAAGATTTTCTGGTCAAGGAAACTTTCCTGGAAGTGCTGCTCATAATGTTGAAGTCGTCACAAATGAGACAAGTCAAGATAATCCTCTCACGGGTGATAATATTACTTCTGGAATGCACTATGTTGGTGATCATGCAGGGATGGATCATGGAAGTTGATGCTAGGCTTGTTGCAGCAATCTATcagcaaatggttcacatgaagCAGAAAGGTGTTATGAATTCCGAATATTCTGCAGTCAATTTTGCAGGTACTTCTTTTGTTACTAATGCATACACGAATTTACAGACTTGCTTTAAAACATGGATAGTTGACTCTGGTGCAACAGACCATATGAGTTCTGCAATAAATTTGTTTCAAAACAAAAGAAATCTCTCAAAACCTATTGTAGTTGGTCTGCCTGATGGGACTTATAAACGTGTGACTATAATAGGGGACATTATTTTAAGCCAAGATCTTATTCTACATAAAGTGTTATACATAGCAGATTTCAAGCATAATTTGCTATCTGTTGGGAAGTTGTTGTCTTCTACCAACTTGTCTATCAATTTTGACATTGATAGATGTATAATACAGGACCATCACAGTAAGGCCACTGTTGCTGTTGGATTAAGAGAAGAAGGACTTTACAAGTTGAAGTTCCAAAGAGATTTAGTAGGCAATGGTATGCAACATAATAGTTTACAAGTTTCTCTTTGTTCTTGTAAGCATAATAAGGGGTGTACTTCTAAGATAGACTTGTTCCATGCTAGATTGGGACACACTTCTTTGTCTAAGTTGAAGCATTTAGATTTTGTTCAATGTGCTGATGTTCAGAAACTTGAATGTGAGACATGTGTTTTGGCAAAAATGCATAAATTGCCATATAATAGAAGTCAATCTTATGCTTTAAATGCTTTTGATTTGATCCACATTGACTTGTGGGGACCTTACAAGAAGCCTACTTTAACTGGGGCTACATATTTTCTGACTATCTTAGATGATCACACACGTGTGACTTGGACTTTTCTTTTAAAGGACAAGTATCAAGTATCAGAAGTTGTTAAAGATTTTCTGACACAATTTGGTAAAGTTGTCAAATAG
- the LOC141643193 gene encoding regulator of nonsense transcripts UPF2-like — protein sequence MDQQQVECHSGGEQKQNDEEAAAHIEELKKSVEAKMALRQSNLKPERPEPAFLRTLDSSIKRNTAVIKKFKQITEESREGLMDELRGINMSKFVTEVVAVICDTKLKSSDIQAAVQICSFLHQRYPDFSSSISQGFLKVFFPGKVAEDLDTDRNSKAMNKRSMLKLLLELYFVGVIEDSSIFVIIIKDLASVEHLKDRDNTQTNLSLLATFARQGRAFLGLPLSGPEFHEEFFRDLSITDDQKKIFKKVFDGYYDTIAEVLQAEHASLHQLEQENAKILNSKGELSDDNASSYEKLRKSYDNLYRGVSSLAEALDMQPPVIPEDGHTTRVTTGGDSASSAIGIESSTVEPVWDDEDTRAFYECVPDLRAFVPAVLLGEAESKVNEQPRKIHEQSDDLASESEHSQTAEDIVESPSDSGVLQDGKINEKGNVKDAKEKEKGDTEQNKNAEEGKGKEKKIDKGEKNWRKKGKKHKHKKGLKATKLESFLRRLPGCVSRDLIDQLTVEFCYLNSKSSRKKLVRALFNVPRTSLELLPYYSRMVGTLSTCMRDISSMLLQLLEEEFNFLTSKKDQMNIETKIRNIRFIGELCKFKIAPAGLVFSCLKTCLDDFSHHNIDVACNLLETCGRFLYRSPETSVRMSIMLEILKRLKNVKNLDPRHSTLVENAYYLCKPPDRPARISKVRPPLHQYIRKLLFSDLDKSSIEHVLRQLHKLPWSECEPYLLKCFLKVHRGKYGQIHLIASLTAGLSYYHDNFAVAVVDEVLEEIRMGLELNDYGMQQRRLAHMRFLGELYNYELVDSSVIFETLYLILVFGHGTAEQGALDPPEDCFRIRMVMILLETCGQYFDRGSSSRKLDRFLIHFQRYTLSKGALPLDIEFDLQDLFADLRPNMTHYMSIKEVNRALAELEEQDVKASYEKRLEMKKQSNSITQSGMADARCLSNGDVTEDSETDSGRGSIGPHAHGYNDDLDDDHHKAGSEYEDDDDDNHDEEEVGPISYEAKEIHFRQLAPNLDTKEEDEFDRELKALMQESLETRKLELRSRPALDITIPLSVVEGSSKDHQGRITEGESVSDTLEDENGRNRDVRVKVLVKRGHKQQTKQMYIPQECSLVRTTRQNEAAELEEKQDIKRLVLEYNAREEEDVNGVTNQVEGWTQARISKISWGSTCGGSGGRHSGPRFRFHHHSGGGYYYGRRR from the exons ATGGATCAACAACAAGTGGAATGCCACAGTGGTGGTGAACAGAAACAAAATGATGAG GAAGCTGCTGCTCACATTGAGGAATTAAAGAAGTCAGTTGAAGCAAAGATGGCTCTACGTCAAAGTAATTTGAAACCTGAAAGACCTG AACCTGCTTTTCTAAGAACATTGGATTCTAGCATCAAACGCAACACTGCTGTCATAAAAAAGTTCAAGCAGATAACAGAAGAATCTCGAGAAGGGTTGATGGATGAGTTGCGAGGCATCAATATGAGCAAGTTTGTGACTGAGGTGGTCGCGGTTATATGTGACACTAAGCTTAAAAGCTCAGACATACAGGCTGCTGTTCAG atttgttccttccttcatcaaAGATACCCAGACTTCTCGTCAAGCATTAGCCAGGGCTTTTTGAAGGTGTTTTTTCCTGGAAAGGTAGCTGAAGATTTGGATACGGATAGGAATTCAAAGGCCATGAATAAGAGAAGCATGTTAAAGCTCCTGTTGGAACTATATTTTGTTGGAGTTATTGAAGACAGCAGTATTTTTGTTATTATCATCAAAGATCTTGCTAGTGTTGAACACTTGAAGGACCGAGATAATACCCAGACCAATCTGTCGCTTCTAGCTACTTTTGCTCGGCAAGGAAGAGCATTTTTAGGTCTTCCATTATCTGGGCCAGAATTTCATGAAGAG TTTTTCAGGGATCTCAGTATAACAGATGATCAGAAGAAAATTTTCAAGAAGGTGTTTGATGGATATTATGATACCATTGCTGAAGTACTACAGGCTGAACATGCT TCTCTTCACCAGTTGGAGCAAGAGAATGCAAAAATTCTTAACTCTAAGGGTGAGCTAAGTGATGATAATGCATCTTCATATGAGAAGCTGCGGAAGTCTTATGATAATCTGTATCGAGGCGTCTCATC CTTAGCTGAAGCCCTTGATATGCAACCTCCCGTGATACCTGAGGATGGCCATACTACCAGGGTAACAACTGGTGGTGATTCTGCATCTTCTGCCATTGGTATAGAATCCTCCACTGTTGAGCCAGTGTGGGATGATGAGGATACACGGGCATTCTATGAATGCGTGCCAGACCTTAG AGCCTTTGTTCCAGCTGTTTTGTTGGGTGAAGCTGAGTCCAAGGTCAATGAGCAACCAAGAAAGATTCATGAACAATCAGAT GATCTTGCTTCAGAATCTGAACACAGCCAGACAGCTGAGGATATTGTCGAGTCCCCGTCAGACTCTGGAGTCTTGCAGGATGGTAAAATAAATGAGAAAGGGAATGTTAAAGATgcgaaagagaaggagaaaggtGACACAGAACAGAATAAAAATGCTGAGGAAGGCAAGgggaaagaaaaaaagattgaCAAGGGAGAAAAAAATTGGAGAAAGAAGGGGAAAAAACACAAGCATAAAAAGGGTCTTAAAGCTACCAAATTGGAAAGTTTTTTGCGGCGTCTTCCTGGTTGTGTCAGCCGTGATCTTATCGATCAATTAACT GTAGAATTTTGCTATTTGAACTCAAAGTCTAGTCGGAAAAAGCTTGTTAGGGCATTATTCAATGTACCCAGAACATCCCTTGAATTGCTGCCATACTACTCGCGCATGGTTGGCACACTGTCAACCTGTATGAGGGACATTTCCTCAATGCTCTTGCAGTTGTTGGAAGAGGAGTTTAATTTCTTAACTAGTAAGAAG GACCAAATGAACATTGAAACAAAGATCAGGAATATCAGGTTCATAGGAGAACTGTGCAAATTTAAAATTGCTCCAGCTGGACTTGTGTTTAGCTGTTTAAAG ACTTGTCTCGATGATTTTTCCCACCATAACATAGATGTGGCTTGCAATCTTTTGGAGACATGTGGGAGGTTTTTGTACCGTTCTCCTGAGACTAGTGTACGTATGTCTATCATGTTGGAGATTCTTAAGCgcttgaaaaatgtaaagaatttGGATCCTCGCCATAGCACTCTAGTTGAAAATGCTTATTATTTGTGCAAACCTCCTGATAGACCTGCTAGGATCTCTAAAGTCCGCCCTCCACTGCATCAG TATATAAGAAAGCTGTTATTTTCAGATCTTGACAAGTCATCAATTGAGCATGTGCTTAGACAGCTCCACAAATTACCTTGGAGTGAATGTGAGCCGTATTTGTTGAAATGCTTTCTGAAGGTTCACAGGGGAAAATATGGGCAAATTCATCTGATTGCATCTCTAACAGCTGGCCTCAGTTACTATCATGATAATTTTGCAGTTGCTGTTGTTGATGAG GTTTTGGAGGAGATCAGAATGGGGTTAGAATTGAACGACTATGGGATGCAGCAACGACGCCTTGCACACATGCGTTTCTTAGGAGAGCTGTACAACTATGAACTTGTGGACTCGTCAGTTATTTTTGAGACACTCTATTTGATCCTTGTTTTTGGCCATGGTACAGCTGAG CAAGGTGCTCTGGACCCGCCCGAGGATTGTTTCCGCATTAGAATGGTGATGATACTTCTTGAGACCTGTGGACAATATTTTGACCGAGGTTCCTCCAGTAGGAAACTTGATCGATTTCTGATACATTTCCAGCGATATACTTTAAGCAAGGGTGCCCTTCCACTTGATATTGAGTTTGATTTACAG GATCTATTTGCAGATCTGCGACCAAATATGACGCATTATATGTCCATTAAAGAAGTCAACAGAGCTCTTGCTGAACTAGAGGAGCAGGATGTCAAGGCCAGTTATGAGAAACGATTGGAAATGAAGAAACAATCGAACAGCATAACACAAAGCGGCATGGCCGACGCCCGATGCTTGTCAAATGGCGATGTGACCGAGGATAGTGAAACCGACTCTGGGAGGGGCTCAATCGGTCCTCATGCTCATGGCTACAATGATGACTTGGATGATGATCATCACAAGGCAGGGAGTGAGTATgaggacgatgatgatgacaaccACGATGAAGAAGAGGTAGGACCCATTTCATATGAAGCCAAGGAAATCCATTTTAGACAACTTGCCCCAAATCTTGACACCAAAGAAGAAGACGAATTTGATCGAGAGCTCAAGGCTCTCATGCAAGAGAGCTTGGAAACCCGAAAACTTGAGCTGCGGTCCCGGCCCGCACTAGACATAACAATCCCATTAAGTGTTGTAGAGGGTTCATCAAAGGATCATCAAGGTAGAATAACGGAAGGGGAGAGTGTTAGTGACACATTAGAagatgaaaatggaagaaatcgaGATGTGCGAGTGAAAGTTTTAGTGAAGCGTGGGCACAAGCAACAAACGAAGCAAATGTACATTCCTCAAGAATGCTCTTTGGTGCGAACCACGAGGCAGAATGAAGCTGCTGAGCTGGAAGAGAAGCAGGACATAAAGAGGTTGGTGTTAGAGTATAATGCTAGAGAAGAAGAGGATGTGAATGGGGTAACTAATCAAGTAGAAGGTTGGACTCAGGCTAGAATAAGCAAGATTTCATGGGGTAGTACTTGCGGTGGTAGTGGTGGGAGACATTCGGGGCCTCGCTTTCGCTTTCATCATCACTCAGGTGGTGGGTATTATTATGGCCGAAGAAGATAA